A genomic window from Synechococcus sp. CBW1107 includes:
- a CDS encoding AMP-binding protein, whose protein sequence is MSGDLNSIIRYRAEYQPSDIALQIIGEPKEPYTILSYADLLGCAQLGWARLQNSGIRTGDRIILSLPTGRELITALLGAFWGGVTPTIMAPLQKDFQSQCSQRLAILNTRAVVTDLSVEIPDLLVLPSSVFSGVDDQASEPAVFDGHAYIQFSSGSTGSAKGIALEWSAITSNLQSMADRLSPESLARSCSWLPMYHDMGLFGGLLLPLYVGGSCHLMDSAQFRRNPLRWMRILSEAQSTLSVAPPSALLAVIRLLKRSRDLSLDLSSLVRFVVGAELVSHQLIEAYNEVLVQQHSARPEALKPVYGLAESTLAVTIPHDQKKPLIDWIDPDVLMSAGIARRSDPAAGNRFAVVSTGPAVQGQEITIRDAAGQILPDRTVGNVWIRSPSLMSGLYNQEGFVAHAGEWLDTGDRAYISSGQLYIIGREKDIIIKHGRNLYPDTIEQIALLQAGVRRAIALGIYDSDLSSERLILLVEFKESSAQSRDKVRLAIRSDLIACGYEVDEIHLVDRQALPITTSGKPRRAEAKAMFQRGDLASRQRQIGKR, encoded by the coding sequence ATGAGCGGTGATCTCAACTCCATCATCAGGTATCGAGCTGAGTACCAACCCTCCGACATAGCCCTCCAGATCATCGGAGAGCCCAAGGAGCCCTACACGATCCTCAGCTATGCCGATCTGCTCGGGTGTGCTCAACTCGGCTGGGCTCGTCTGCAGAACAGTGGCATCAGGACTGGAGATCGGATCATCCTCAGCCTGCCCACGGGCAGGGAGTTGATCACAGCACTCCTGGGGGCGTTCTGGGGAGGTGTCACACCGACGATCATGGCTCCACTGCAGAAGGATTTTCAATCTCAGTGCAGTCAGCGCCTGGCGATCCTGAATACTCGTGCTGTCGTCACTGACCTGAGCGTTGAGATTCCAGACCTGTTGGTTCTTCCTTCGAGTGTCTTCAGCGGCGTCGATGACCAGGCCTCTGAGCCGGCTGTTTTCGATGGGCATGCCTACATCCAATTCAGCTCAGGTTCAACAGGCAGCGCCAAAGGAATAGCCTTGGAATGGTCGGCCATCACCAGTAATCTTCAGAGCATGGCCGATAGACTCTCGCCTGAGAGCCTGGCAAGAAGTTGTTCGTGGCTTCCTATGTATCACGACATGGGTCTGTTCGGTGGACTGCTTCTTCCGCTCTATGTCGGTGGTTCCTGCCATCTGATGGATTCGGCTCAGTTCAGGCGAAATCCCCTGCGCTGGATGCGGATCCTTTCCGAAGCCCAGTCCACCCTCTCGGTGGCCCCTCCCTCGGCCCTTCTGGCGGTCATCCGATTGCTGAAGCGCAGCAGGGATCTGTCCCTGGACCTGAGTTCACTGGTTCGATTCGTGGTGGGAGCTGAACTGGTGTCCCATCAGCTGATCGAGGCCTACAATGAGGTCCTGGTCCAGCAGCATTCAGCCAGGCCCGAAGCACTGAAACCCGTCTATGGTCTGGCTGAATCAACCCTGGCCGTCACAATTCCCCACGATCAGAAGAAGCCGCTGATCGACTGGATCGATCCGGATGTTCTGATGTCCGCTGGGATCGCCAGACGATCAGACCCTGCAGCGGGCAACCGCTTTGCCGTCGTTTCGACAGGCCCGGCCGTCCAGGGCCAGGAGATCACGATCCGCGATGCGGCCGGACAGATCCTGCCGGATCGCACCGTCGGGAATGTATGGATCAGGAGTCCATCCCTGATGAGTGGTCTTTACAACCAGGAGGGCTTTGTGGCCCACGCTGGGGAGTGGCTGGATACGGGGGATCGTGCCTATATCAGCTCAGGGCAGCTGTACATCATCGGCAGAGAAAAAGATATCATCATCAAACATGGCAGGAATCTTTATCCAGACACCATTGAACAGATTGCCCTGCTGCAGGCTGGAGTCCGACGGGCCATCGCATTGGGCATCTACGACTCCGATCTCTCCAGCGAACGCCTGATTCTGCTCGTCGAGTTCAAGGAGTCTTCCGCTCAGTCCAGAGACAAGGTACGGCTTGCGATCAGGTCCGATCTGATTGCCTGCGGCTATGAGGTCGACGAGATTCATCTGGTTGATCGCCAGGCTCTGCCGATCACGACCAGCGGCAAGCCAAGACGGGCCGAAGCCAAGGCCATGTTCCAGCGGGGTGATCTCGCATCGCGTCAACGTCAGATCGGCAAGCGATGA
- a CDS encoding cyclopropane-fatty-acyl-phospholipid synthase family protein — protein MLVRSKFQWNQSMLESTPVRDSGVHYNNDPRLFELFLDSNLNYSSGVFCADDETLDQAQINKMQGIAASLGIKEGQRILDVGCGWSGPAVYFAEHYGCHITGVNLSAAQRAYGLNRAAQHGVDGRVQIEVKNVLDLDYPAASFDSIMFLESIIHMPEKEAIFRSCHDLLRPGGKIFIQESHYDRASMRGRYLSDRGATEVDRSFGNTMDMVTGGEMLCLLESAELIPLALQDISMDYVRTLSLWLQNIDRHAEPMMELSRDAYLMLRRYLMIALNTYREGGTVCYQITASKR, from the coding sequence GTGCTGGTCAGAAGCAAGTTTCAGTGGAACCAGTCAATGCTTGAGTCAACACCGGTCCGTGACAGCGGGGTTCACTACAACAACGATCCGAGACTGTTTGAGCTGTTTCTGGACTCGAATCTCAACTACTCCTCAGGGGTATTTTGTGCCGACGATGAGACTCTGGATCAGGCTCAGATCAATAAGATGCAAGGCATAGCTGCCTCACTAGGCATCAAGGAGGGCCAGAGAATTCTTGATGTGGGCTGCGGTTGGAGTGGGCCGGCTGTCTACTTCGCGGAACACTATGGCTGCCATATCACAGGGGTGAACCTCAGTGCTGCCCAGCGAGCTTACGGTCTCAACCGTGCTGCCCAACATGGGGTTGATGGCCGAGTTCAGATTGAGGTCAAGAATGTTCTGGACCTTGACTATCCAGCAGCATCATTTGACAGCATCATGTTTCTGGAAAGTATTATCCATATGCCTGAAAAGGAAGCCATATTCAGGAGCTGCCATGATCTGCTGAGGCCGGGCGGGAAGATCTTCATCCAGGAAAGTCATTATGATCGGGCGTCCATGCGTGGGCGTTATCTGAGTGATCGAGGTGCTACGGAAGTCGATCGTTCGTTTGGAAACACCATGGACATGGTGACCGGAGGAGAGATGCTTTGCCTCCTGGAATCTGCCGAGTTGATTCCATTGGCTCTGCAGGACATCAGCATGGACTACGTCAGGACCCTGTCGCTGTGGTTGCAGAACATCGATCGGCACGCCGAGCCGATGATGGAGCTTTCCCGGGATGCCTATCTGATGCTGCGCCGCTACCTGATGATCGCACTCAACACGTACCGAGAGGGTGGCACCGTCTGCTATCAGATCACAGCATCGAAACGCTGA
- a CDS encoding ferritin-like domain-containing protein, producing MTNDALYDKIFKQLEPVRWTLKSIAFDAIDHSLINEAEIEHVRVNCCYELSSLYATRMFLRDFKHMPDFCQFMSVWYYEEMKHYLVLREYLKQFGSEPSEDDIKQLDVELAPAPWTSTLAMHFCGELRLGMWYERWSGVFREPILKQVYHLISQDEYRHANCYKLFMLEAVKREPAVLTDFLQMSKWMIYNPTGDKHPTTLRLNGPDTDSVKDLIPNHEKFERMIIETISPEDEQRLSDGILSVLSDMTGTKLESLPQLARFIRAGQKQVSVEPVNA from the coding sequence ATGACGAACGATGCCCTCTACGACAAGATCTTCAAGCAGCTTGAGCCCGTCAGGTGGACATTGAAGAGTATCGCCTTTGACGCAATCGATCACTCTCTCATCAATGAGGCAGAGATCGAGCATGTCAGGGTCAACTGCTGCTATGAGCTGTCATCTCTTTACGCCACGCGGATGTTTCTCCGCGATTTCAAGCACATGCCTGACTTCTGTCAGTTCATGAGTGTTTGGTATTACGAAGAGATGAAGCACTATCTGGTGCTGCGTGAGTACCTCAAACAGTTCGGCTCCGAGCCGTCCGAAGACGACATCAAGCAGCTTGATGTCGAGCTGGCGCCGGCGCCATGGACGAGCACCCTGGCCATGCACTTCTGCGGTGAACTGAGGCTGGGGATGTGGTACGAACGCTGGAGTGGAGTCTTCAGGGAGCCGATCCTCAAGCAGGTTTATCATCTCATCAGTCAGGATGAGTATCGGCACGCAAACTGCTACAAGCTGTTCATGCTTGAAGCTGTTAAACGAGAGCCTGCTGTATTGACCGACTTCCTGCAGATGTCAAAATGGATGATCTACAATCCTACAGGTGATAAACATCCAACAACGCTGCGCCTGAACGGCCCTGATACGGATTCTGTTAAGGATCTGATCCCCAATCATGAGAAATTCGAAAGAATGATTATTGAGACGATCTCTCCAGAAGATGAACAGAGGCTCAGCGACGGGATCCTCTCTGTCCTCTCCGACATGACGGGGACGAAGCTGGAATCCTTGCCTCAGCTGGCTAGATTCATTCGTGCTGGTCAGAAGCAAGTTTCAGTGGAACCAGTCAATGCTTGA
- a CDS encoding ferritin-like domain-containing protein, producing the protein MNNNDQMVLEDNETLEHFFTIGRSLWPDLKEIKKGLALDKSKVPDKVISFMRSTCMNEYGIAHYVKAYYRSYGDNYRMSVWATLWGGEEYLHYLVLRQCLKALDADITTDEYIGLEKGSYEGNSEQYLDEMQVSPHISRHVQQMVYNVLQEYSAYVAYNSVSEAVEDPRLADILRRMANDEMRHCSFFQIALKEYVKTASPEETACIWPQFKAIWNNFSMPQEHIEMFEEKGYATDLYISFWEPKWRSKMAIDLTHYFKQFRVPSAVIA; encoded by the coding sequence ATGAACAATAACGACCAGATGGTGCTGGAAGACAACGAGACTCTGGAGCACTTCTTTACGATCGGCAGAAGCCTCTGGCCTGATCTCAAAGAGATCAAGAAAGGACTGGCTCTGGATAAAAGCAAGGTTCCTGACAAGGTGATTTCATTCATGCGCAGTACGTGCATGAATGAATACGGGATTGCGCACTATGTGAAGGCTTACTACCGTTCCTACGGAGACAACTACAGGATGTCCGTATGGGCCACCCTGTGGGGCGGCGAGGAGTACCTGCACTATCTGGTGCTGAGGCAGTGCCTCAAGGCGCTGGATGCGGACATCACCACTGATGAATACATCGGGCTGGAGAAGGGCAGCTATGAAGGCAACAGCGAGCAGTATCTGGATGAGATGCAGGTCAGCCCTCACATCAGTCGGCACGTGCAGCAGATGGTGTACAATGTCTTACAAGAATACTCGGCTTATGTTGCTTACAACAGTGTAAGCGAAGCTGTCGAAGATCCGCGGCTTGCCGATATCCTACGGCGCATGGCCAACGACGAGATGCGTCACTGCAGCTTCTTTCAGATCGCTCTCAAGGAGTACGTCAAAACGGCCAGCCCAGAAGAAACGGCTTGCATCTGGCCTCAGTTCAAAGCCATCTGGAACAATTTCTCAATGCCTCAGGAGCACATTGAGATGTTTGAAGAAAAAGGATATGCCACCGACCTCTACATCAGCTTCTGGGAGCCGAAGTGGAGATCGAAGATGGCGATCGACCTCACTCATTACTTCAAACAGTTCCGGGTTCCCAGCGCGGTGATCGCTTAG
- a CDS encoding acyl carrier protein: MSFDPNMNVANSSVVLDEQVLDKMKLIIEDLLQLEGTEEITENSRLKEDLGIDSLGFVDFIVVVEENFAVRFPSTVNPADLQTLGDAVKLIMELSTEQK; this comes from the coding sequence GTGAGTTTTGATCCGAATATGAATGTGGCCAATTCGTCAGTCGTGCTTGACGAGCAAGTTCTTGATAAAATGAAGCTCATCATTGAGGATCTTCTGCAACTGGAAGGAACAGAGGAAATCACCGAGAACTCCCGTCTCAAAGAAGACCTGGGTATCGACTCCCTGGGTTTTGTTGATTTCATTGTGGTGGTCGAGGAGAACTTTGCGGTGCGCTTCCCTTCGACCGTCAACCCTGCAGACCTTCAGACCCTCGGCGATGCTGTCAAGCTCATCATGGAACTCAGTACGGAGCAAAAATGA
- a CDS encoding chlorophyll a/b-binding protein yields MTDSASRFGFVAFAETWNGRLAMLGFVIGLGTELLTGQGILSQIGLG; encoded by the coding sequence ATGACTGACTCCGCTTCCCGCTTCGGGTTCGTCGCCTTCGCCGAAACCTGGAATGGCCGACTCGCCATGCTCGGCTTCGTGATCGGCCTCGGCACCGAGCTGCTCACCGGTCAGGGCATCCTCTCCCAGATCGGACTGGGCTGA